In a single window of the Pandoraea pulmonicola genome:
- a CDS encoding ABC transporter substrate-binding protein: MRKSRGVSRRQFLYRSAGGALAASSAALAGTAGWLVSPTRANAADSPAAAPRRGGTLVASWGGLEPQALFVPGGGGSSPFMTSTKILERLLKIDEKLAFQPVLATDVRASGDFKSYTVSLRKNVLWHDGKPFTADDVVYNVQEHWKPISAGVALKALKRVSAPDAHTVKLEFSTPVPEFFFKSILAGQYQVLVPKHLYAGKDIITNPLNNAPVGTGPWKYGQWVRGSHVAYSRNEQYWNNAQPYPDKLIIRWWSDPASRSAALETGELAVAFSNPVPAREIDRLVKTGKIAVETKGYENAAWTVTVEFNQRREHVKRREVRQAILHAIDRKFIIDTIYFGRGKPAVSPIFRSNPLFFTDDVPKYPFDPAKANALLDAAGLPRKNGSRFTVNLVAAAWFEENAKLGQYVKQALQDIGITVKLDSLDRATSLKRIYSDYDYDIAISNFTAPLELVPVVTQFYTTDGIVKGAAFRNATGYSNPAMDAIVDRLTVETDNAKRVKLAHDFARLASTDVPHVPLVEMESFTLSRTNVRRATTSANVQGDALADVWLA, encoded by the coding sequence ATGCGTAAATCACGGGGCGTCTCGCGACGTCAGTTCCTCTACCGAAGCGCCGGCGGCGCACTGGCTGCCAGCTCGGCAGCGCTCGCGGGCACCGCCGGATGGCTGGTCTCGCCTACGCGCGCCAATGCGGCTGACAGCCCGGCGGCCGCACCCCGCCGCGGCGGTACGCTCGTTGCCAGTTGGGGGGGACTCGAACCGCAGGCGCTGTTCGTGCCGGGTGGCGGTGGCTCCAGCCCCTTCATGACGTCGACGAAGATTCTCGAACGGCTGCTGAAGATCGACGAAAAGCTCGCCTTCCAGCCGGTACTCGCCACGGATGTACGCGCTTCCGGCGACTTCAAGTCCTACACCGTCTCGTTGCGCAAGAACGTGCTTTGGCACGACGGCAAGCCGTTCACGGCCGACGACGTCGTCTACAACGTGCAGGAACACTGGAAGCCGATCTCCGCCGGCGTCGCGCTCAAGGCGCTCAAGCGCGTCAGCGCGCCCGACGCTCACACCGTGAAACTGGAATTCTCCACGCCGGTGCCGGAATTCTTCTTCAAGTCGATCCTCGCCGGTCAGTACCAGGTGCTCGTGCCCAAGCATCTCTATGCGGGCAAGGACATCATCACGAACCCTCTCAACAATGCGCCCGTGGGCACAGGCCCCTGGAAATACGGTCAGTGGGTGCGCGGCAGCCACGTCGCCTACTCGCGCAACGAGCAGTACTGGAACAACGCTCAACCGTATCCGGACAAGCTGATCATCCGCTGGTGGAGCGATCCGGCGTCGCGCTCGGCCGCGCTGGAAACGGGCGAGCTCGCGGTAGCGTTCTCCAACCCGGTGCCGGCGCGCGAGATCGACCGTCTCGTGAAGACCGGCAAGATCGCCGTGGAAACCAAAGGCTACGAAAACGCGGCGTGGACGGTCACGGTGGAGTTCAACCAGCGACGCGAACACGTCAAGCGCCGCGAAGTGCGCCAGGCGATCCTGCACGCCATCGACCGCAAGTTCATCATCGACACGATCTACTTCGGACGCGGCAAGCCGGCCGTCTCGCCGATCTTTCGCAGCAACCCGCTGTTCTTCACCGACGACGTGCCGAAATACCCGTTCGACCCGGCCAAGGCCAACGCCCTGCTCGACGCCGCCGGGCTGCCGCGCAAGAACGGCTCGCGCTTCACCGTCAACCTCGTCGCCGCCGCCTGGTTCGAGGAGAACGCCAAGCTCGGCCAGTACGTGAAGCAGGCGCTGCAGGACATCGGCATCACGGTGAAGCTCGACTCGCTCGACCGCGCCACGTCGCTCAAGCGCATCTACAGCGATTACGACTACGACATCGCCATCTCGAATTTCACCGCGCCGCTGGAACTGGTGCCGGTGGTCACGCAGTTCTATACGACGGACGGCATCGTCAAGGGCGCGGCGTTCCGCAACGCCACGGGCTATTCGAATCCGGCGATGGATGCGATCGTCGACCGCCTCACGGTGGAGACGGACAACGCGAAACGGGTGAAGCTCGCTCATGACTTCGCGCGCCTCGCGTCGACCGACGTGCCGCATGTGCCGCTCGTGGAAATGGAGTCGTTCACACTCTCGCGCACCAACGTGCGGCGCGCGACGACCAGCGCCAACGTCCAGGGCGACGCGCTGGCCGACGTCTGGCTCGCGTAA
- a CDS encoding ABC transporter ATP-binding protein, whose product MTTLLDVERLTLDLPPEADRPHALRDVSFSLERGEILCMVGESGSGKSMTASALLGLLPPGVSVSAGRVAWHGEGNLLALPEAERRRWRGARIGMIFQEPMTALNPLRTIGDQIAEVYRTHTRLSGSAIRARTLEWLEAVHIPSPLDAAKRYPHELSGGQRQRAMIAMALALEPELLIADEPTTALDVTTQAQILTLIRELQQRKDTGVLFITHDFGVVAEIADRVAVMRHGEIVEQGPAQSLLTRASHEYTRALIAAVPALPSSGTGAPSASGGSRRKSGDSGERGNSGGKEAPPVLRIEQVRKTYRRHGWLGKAQADTAALRDVSLEVGAGKTLGIVGESGSGKSTLARAILRLMTPDAGRILYRDADLAAGALNAEARRAALDIQMVFQDPFSSLNPRRRVGDIVTQGPVARGEPPREAREHARELFELVGLNADALDRFPHEFSGGQRQRIGLARALAMRPRVLVADEPVSALDVSVQAQVLRLLARLKSELGLSMIFITHDLRIAAQLCDSLAVMKSGSVVEYGDTAAIFRAPSHPYTRALLDAIPGRRHEDARARTAA is encoded by the coding sequence ATGACGACACTGCTCGACGTCGAACGTCTCACTCTCGACCTGCCCCCGGAGGCGGATCGTCCGCACGCGCTTCGCGATGTGTCGTTCTCGCTCGAGCGCGGCGAGATTCTCTGCATGGTCGGGGAAAGCGGTTCAGGCAAGTCGATGACCGCGAGCGCGCTGCTCGGACTGCTGCCGCCCGGCGTGAGCGTCAGCGCGGGACGCGTGGCGTGGCACGGCGAGGGAAATCTGCTGGCGCTGCCCGAAGCCGAACGTCGTCGCTGGCGCGGCGCACGCATCGGCATGATCTTCCAGGAACCGATGACGGCGCTCAATCCGCTGCGCACCATCGGCGACCAGATCGCCGAGGTGTATCGCACGCATACGCGTCTGTCGGGCAGCGCGATTCGCGCCCGCACGCTCGAGTGGCTCGAGGCCGTGCACATCCCCTCGCCGCTCGATGCCGCCAAACGCTACCCGCACGAGCTCTCCGGCGGTCAGCGTCAGCGTGCCATGATCGCGATGGCGCTCGCACTGGAGCCGGAGCTGCTGATCGCCGACGAGCCTACGACCGCGCTCGACGTCACCACGCAGGCGCAGATCCTCACGCTCATTCGCGAGCTTCAGCAACGCAAGGACACCGGCGTACTGTTCATCACGCACGACTTCGGCGTGGTGGCGGAGATCGCCGACCGGGTCGCGGTGATGCGGCATGGCGAGATTGTCGAGCAAGGGCCGGCGCAAAGCCTCCTTACGCGAGCATCGCACGAGTACACGCGGGCATTGATCGCGGCGGTGCCTGCGTTGCCGTCGTCCGGGACGGGGGCGCCATCGGCATCCGGCGGATCTCGTCGCAAGAGCGGCGATAGTGGCGAGCGCGGCAATAGCGGCGGCAAGGAAGCGCCACCGGTGCTGCGCATCGAGCAAGTGCGCAAGACGTATCGCCGCCACGGCTGGCTCGGCAAGGCGCAAGCGGATACGGCAGCACTGCGCGACGTGAGCCTGGAAGTCGGCGCCGGCAAGACGCTGGGCATCGTGGGCGAGAGCGGGTCGGGCAAATCGACGCTCGCGCGCGCGATTCTTCGCTTGATGACGCCCGACGCCGGACGCATTCTCTATCGCGACGCCGATCTTGCAGCCGGTGCGCTCAACGCCGAAGCGCGACGCGCGGCGCTCGACATCCAGATGGTGTTCCAGGATCCGTTCAGTTCGCTCAACCCGCGCCGCCGCGTGGGCGACATCGTGACGCAAGGGCCGGTCGCACGGGGCGAACCGCCGCGCGAAGCCAGGGAGCACGCGCGCGAACTGTTCGAACTGGTGGGGCTGAACGCCGACGCGCTCGACCGTTTCCCGCATGAGTTCTCCGGCGGGCAGCGTCAGCGCATCGGACTCGCGCGGGCGCTCGCCATGCGACCGCGCGTGCTCGTCGCGGATGAGCCGGTGTCGGCGCTCGACGTCTCCGTGCAGGCGCAAGTGCTGCGCCTGCTTGCGCGTCTGAAGTCGGAGCTGGGACTGTCGATGATCTTCATTACGCACGACCTGCGTATCGCGGCGCAGCTGTGCGACTCGCTCGCCGTCATGAAGTCGGGCAGTGTGGTCGAGTACGGCGACACGGCGGCCATCTTCCGCGCACCGTCCCATCCGTACACTCGCGCGCTGCTCGATGCGATCCCGGGGAGACGCCACGAAGACGCACGCGCCCGCACCGCGGCGTGA
- a CDS encoding SDR family oxidoreductase, with protein MSLQPDSRDPIRLDGKVALVTGASRGIGRAIAVALAARGATVAVHYNAAEDDAETLVATLRANGSRAFAVRADLSSPDGALALIERFTGALAAHNLPPQFDILVNNAGVGLRARIDAVTPEAFDRVLQVNLKSPFFLIQHALAYLRDGGRIVNVSSMGTRAAYPEMSVYAPAKAGLEALTLLLAADLGARGITVNAVLPGATATDLNRRASDPVEREVIAQTVALGRVGEPRDIADIVAFLASDAARWITGQSLDASGGQRL; from the coding sequence ATGAGCCTTCAGCCCGATTCCCGTGACCCGATTCGCCTTGACGGCAAGGTCGCCCTCGTTACCGGCGCAAGCCGCGGCATCGGCCGCGCCATCGCCGTTGCGCTGGCCGCGCGTGGCGCCACCGTCGCCGTGCACTACAACGCGGCCGAAGACGACGCCGAGACGCTGGTTGCGACACTGCGTGCGAACGGCTCGCGGGCGTTTGCCGTGCGCGCCGACCTGTCGTCGCCGGACGGCGCGCTCGCCCTCATCGAACGCTTCACCGGCGCTCTCGCGGCGCACAACCTTCCGCCGCAGTTCGACATTCTCGTGAACAACGCGGGCGTGGGCCTGCGGGCGCGCATCGACGCCGTCACGCCCGAGGCGTTCGACCGCGTGCTGCAGGTCAACCTCAAGTCGCCGTTTTTCCTGATCCAGCACGCCCTCGCCTACCTGCGCGACGGCGGGCGCATCGTCAACGTTTCGTCGATGGGCACCCGCGCGGCGTATCCGGAGATGAGCGTCTACGCGCCCGCGAAGGCCGGCCTGGAAGCGCTGACGCTACTGCTCGCGGCAGACCTCGGCGCGCGCGGCATCACCGTCAACGCCGTGCTGCCCGGTGCAACGGCCACCGACCTGAACCGTCGCGCAAGCGATCCCGTCGAGCGCGAAGTCATCGCCCAGACGGTCGCGCTCGGCCGCGTGGGCGAGCCGCGCGACATCGCCGACATCGTGGCGTTTCTCGCCAGCGACGCCGCCCGCTGGATCACCGGCCAGTCGCTCGACGCGAGCGGCGGCCAACGCCTCTGA
- a CDS encoding M14 family metallopeptidase, with the protein MSVQPTWWQAFGVDYADARQRFRSAADHAGASLTTYVHPDAKAPDGSELSIDVARLGPEHAPHQLLAISGTHGLEGGAGSAVQTAWLAHAANTLPADVAVTFVHALNPYGFAHATRTTEHNVDLNRNFIDHTLAPPANAHYASLHDHLIPAEWTSEGLAQSAKAIDAFRQEHGADALFNTLASGQYTHADGLIYGGRAREWSNVTLQTIVERDLAQAQRIGLIDWHTGIGEYGEPFFLCFNAEDSAEQREAARWWGAERVLDQRPHGLRRPDYQGLVFRGVEQFARGRPVIGAVVEFGTRGSNASIANRLDQWLRSRAGAHPDAVRDRQLRADVLDAFVPISSVWRNSVLAHGLRITDQALQGLATAA; encoded by the coding sequence ATGAGCGTCCAGCCGACCTGGTGGCAAGCGTTCGGCGTCGACTATGCGGACGCCCGGCAGCGCTTTCGCAGTGCCGCCGATCACGCGGGCGCGAGCCTCACGACCTACGTTCACCCCGACGCCAAGGCGCCTGACGGCAGCGAATTGAGCATCGACGTCGCACGGCTCGGCCCGGAGCACGCGCCGCATCAGCTCCTCGCGATCAGCGGCACGCACGGCCTCGAAGGCGGCGCAGGCTCGGCCGTGCAAACCGCATGGCTCGCGCATGCCGCGAACACGCTGCCCGCCGATGTCGCCGTGACCTTCGTGCACGCCCTGAATCCGTATGGATTTGCCCACGCCACACGCACCACGGAACACAACGTCGACCTGAACCGCAACTTCATCGACCACACGCTCGCGCCGCCCGCGAACGCTCACTACGCGTCGCTGCACGATCACCTGATTCCAGCCGAGTGGACGAGCGAAGGCCTCGCGCAAAGCGCCAAGGCGATCGACGCCTTCCGTCAGGAGCATGGCGCCGACGCCCTGTTCAATACGCTTGCGAGCGGTCAATACACGCACGCCGATGGTCTCATCTACGGCGGACGCGCGCGGGAATGGTCGAACGTCACGCTGCAAACCATCGTCGAGCGCGATCTCGCACAAGCGCAACGCATCGGTCTGATCGATTGGCACACCGGCATCGGCGAGTACGGCGAGCCCTTTTTCCTCTGTTTCAACGCCGAGGACAGCGCCGAGCAACGCGAAGCGGCACGCTGGTGGGGCGCCGAGCGCGTGCTCGATCAACGTCCGCATGGTTTGCGCCGGCCCGACTATCAAGGCCTCGTCTTCCGTGGCGTCGAACAGTTCGCCCGGGGACGCCCGGTCATCGGCGCCGTCGTCGAATTCGGCACGCGTGGCTCGAACGCCAGCATCGCAAACCGCCTCGACCAGTGGCTGCGTTCGCGCGCCGGCGCCCATCCCGACGCCGTCCGCGACCGTCAGTTGCGCGCCGACGTGCTCGACGCCTTCGTGCCGATCTCCTCGGTGTGGCGCAACAGCGTGCTCGCCCACGGCCTGCGGATCACGGACCAGGCGCTGCAAGGTCTGGCCACGGCGGCATAG
- a CDS encoding quinone oxidoreductase family protein, whose product MKAIVLREHGDNDALKLETDFPDPVAGEGEVVLRVRASSLNYHDVFTRRGMPGIKLPFPVIIGLDVAGEIASVGPGVEGWSVGDRVLVDPINRVTGGLVGETTHGGLAELCRVPAHQLVRLPDAVSFDDAAALPVAYGTALRMMHRIGQVKAGERVLILGASGGVGVCAVQLAKLAGAHVIACAGSREKGERLRELGADDIIHYAEEDFVEVVRARYGKAARRRGAANNGGVDVVVNFTGGETWTRSLRTLRQGGRVLTCGATAGFDPKEDLRFIWTFELQIRGSNGWEREDLHELLDLVASGKLRVLIDRKWPLEQGAQALASLENRQIVGKVLVAA is encoded by the coding sequence ATGAAAGCCATCGTACTGCGTGAACACGGCGACAACGACGCCCTGAAACTCGAAACCGACTTCCCCGATCCCGTGGCCGGCGAAGGCGAAGTGGTCCTGCGCGTGCGCGCCTCGTCGCTCAACTATCACGACGTGTTCACACGTCGCGGCATGCCCGGCATCAAACTGCCGTTCCCGGTCATCATCGGGCTGGACGTGGCGGGCGAGATCGCCAGCGTCGGCCCGGGCGTGGAAGGGTGGTCGGTCGGCGATCGCGTGCTCGTCGATCCGATCAATCGCGTGACGGGTGGCCTCGTCGGCGAGACGACCCACGGCGGGCTGGCAGAACTGTGCCGCGTGCCCGCCCATCAACTGGTGCGTCTGCCCGACGCGGTCTCGTTCGATGACGCCGCCGCCCTGCCCGTCGCCTACGGCACGGCGCTGCGCATGATGCATCGCATCGGTCAGGTCAAGGCCGGCGAACGCGTGCTGATCCTCGGCGCGAGCGGCGGCGTGGGCGTGTGCGCCGTGCAACTGGCAAAACTCGCCGGCGCGCATGTCATCGCCTGCGCAGGCTCGCGCGAGAAGGGGGAACGCCTGCGCGAGCTCGGCGCGGACGACATCATCCACTACGCCGAAGAGGACTTCGTGGAAGTCGTGCGGGCACGCTACGGCAAGGCCGCGCGCCGTCGCGGCGCGGCCAACAACGGCGGGGTCGACGTGGTGGTGAACTTCACCGGCGGCGAGACGTGGACGCGCTCCCTGCGCACGCTGCGCCAGGGCGGTCGCGTGCTGACGTGCGGCGCCACGGCGGGCTTCGATCCGAAGGAGGATCTGCGCTTCATCTGGACGTTCGAGCTGCAGATTCGCGGCTCGAACGGCTGGGAGCGCGAAGACCTGCACGAACTGCTCGATCTCGTCGCCAGCGGCAAGCTGCGCGTGCTGATCGACAGGAAGTGGCCGCTGGAACAGGGCGCGCAGGCCCTCGCCTCGCTCGAGAATCGCCAGATCGTCGGCAAGGTACTGGTGGCCGCATGA
- a CDS encoding class I adenylate-forming enzyme family protein: MTHRWHNLGDLIDRTLDLNATAIVDLRDGKLPHRYTHADIDGLASGVAAALRARGLPAGAHVAIASLNRAEYLIAYFGIMRAGYVAVPINIKQSREILDYVIDDAGISLAFVDGARREALAARVPVIDFDDDGPDGFAAQIRPTDFESVRPAPDDAAQMLYTSGSTGKPKGVPLTHAGQLWALGATYVRPEDPSSERLLLAQPLFHMNGLFMAKRAFAANASLVILPSFDVASYVDALELYRITALTAVPTMFARLVKDPQTLAGRDVSSLKRVMLGSAPMSAALLARIQAAFPHTHIHHGYGTTEAGPSIFGPHPDGIPPPPLALGYPLSPDAVKLVDGDDADHGVLCMRNPAVMRGYHGLPEKSAQVLDEGWYYSGDVMRRDANGFFYFVGRADDMFVCAGENIYPVEVEKLLEAHPEVRQASVVPLPDEERAAVPVAFVVRQPGSTLSAEALKQHALANGPAYQHPRRVAFVAELPLAGTNKVDRHALLQQARALEAERGWSEDRNNTRPLSGALAS; this comes from the coding sequence ATGACTCATCGTTGGCACAACCTCGGCGACCTCATCGACCGAACCCTCGATCTGAACGCGACCGCGATCGTCGATCTGCGCGACGGCAAGCTGCCGCACCGCTACACGCACGCCGACATCGACGGGCTCGCGTCGGGCGTCGCCGCCGCCTTGCGCGCCCGTGGCCTGCCGGCAGGCGCCCATGTGGCCATCGCCTCGCTCAACCGCGCCGAGTATCTGATCGCCTACTTCGGCATCATGCGCGCGGGCTACGTCGCCGTGCCCATCAACATCAAACAGTCGCGCGAAATCCTCGATTACGTGATCGACGATGCCGGCATCTCACTCGCCTTCGTCGACGGTGCGCGCCGCGAAGCGCTCGCCGCACGCGTGCCGGTGATCGATTTCGACGACGACGGCCCTGACGGCTTCGCCGCACAGATCCGGCCGACGGATTTCGAATCCGTGCGCCCGGCGCCCGACGACGCCGCGCAGATGCTGTACACGTCCGGCTCCACCGGCAAGCCGAAGGGCGTGCCGCTCACGCACGCCGGGCAGCTCTGGGCGCTGGGTGCGACGTACGTGCGCCCGGAGGATCCGTCGTCCGAGCGCCTTCTGCTCGCGCAACCGCTGTTTCACATGAACGGCCTGTTCATGGCGAAGCGGGCCTTCGCCGCGAACGCTTCGCTCGTGATACTGCCGTCGTTCGACGTCGCCTCGTATGTCGATGCGCTGGAGCTGTATCGCATCACCGCGCTCACCGCCGTACCGACGATGTTCGCTCGGCTCGTGAAGGATCCGCAGACGCTGGCGGGCCGCGACGTCTCCTCGCTCAAGCGTGTGATGCTGGGCTCCGCGCCGATGAGCGCCGCGCTACTCGCCCGGATTCAGGCCGCGTTTCCGCACACGCATATCCATCATGGCTACGGCACCACGGAGGCCGGCCCGAGCATCTTCGGACCGCACCCCGACGGTATCCCGCCGCCGCCGCTCGCCCTCGGCTATCCGCTGTCGCCCGATGCGGTCAAGCTCGTGGACGGCGACGATGCCGATCACGGCGTGCTCTGCATGCGCAATCCCGCCGTCATGCGCGGCTATCACGGTCTGCCCGAGAAGTCGGCACAAGTGCTCGACGAAGGTTGGTACTACAGCGGCGACGTGATGCGGCGCGATGCGAACGGCTTCTTCTACTTCGTCGGGCGCGCGGACGACATGTTCGTCTGCGCGGGCGAGAACATCTATCCGGTGGAAGTGGAGAAGCTGCTCGAAGCGCACCCGGAAGTGCGCCAGGCCAGCGTGGTGCCGCTGCCCGACGAGGAGCGGGCCGCCGTGCCGGTCGCGTTTGTCGTCCGGCAGCCAGGCAGCACGCTGAGCGCCGAAGCCCTCAAGCAACATGCGCTCGCGAATGGTCCCGCCTATCAGCATCCGCGCCGCGTGGCGTTCGTGGCCGAACTCCCGCTGGCCGGCACCAACAAGGTCGACCGCCACGCGCTCCTGCAACAAGCCCGCGCACTCGAAGCCGAACGCGGCTGGAGCGAAGACCGAAACAACACACGTCCCCTTTCCGGAGCCCTCGCCTCATGA
- a CDS encoding PaaI family thioesterase: protein MSTPAQTLSAEQVQQAFDKSTFIAWLGLRVTALDHDAQTIDVSVPFQAAFERGAGTRQWHGGPLAAVIDTVGDFAVGMLVGRGLPTVNFRVDYLRPAIDTDLRAVARVRRLGKSIGVADVDLFNDQGALVAIGRASYATLPPG from the coding sequence ATGAGCACGCCCGCCCAAACCCTCAGCGCCGAACAGGTTCAGCAGGCATTCGACAAATCGACGTTCATCGCCTGGCTGGGCCTGCGCGTCACCGCGCTCGATCACGACGCCCAGACGATCGACGTCAGCGTGCCGTTCCAGGCAGCTTTCGAACGAGGCGCGGGCACGCGCCAGTGGCACGGCGGTCCGCTGGCCGCCGTCATCGACACGGTCGGCGACTTCGCGGTCGGCATGCTGGTCGGCCGCGGCCTGCCGACGGTCAACTTCCGCGTGGACTACCTGCGTCCAGCCATCGACACCGATCTGCGCGCCGTGGCACGCGTGCGCCGCCTCGGCAAGAGCATCGGCGTGGCGGACGTCGACCTGTTCAACGATCAGGGTGCCCTTGTCGCCATCGGCCGCGCCAGCTACGCCACGTTGCCGCCCGGTTGA
- a CDS encoding ABC transporter permease, protein MVTRLLLRRVLQAVPLLLGVIVMNFCLIQSVPGTLLDVMTAEQQVTDPALIERLRVTYGMDKPLWQQLLHYINAVAHLDLGYSYRHNLPVFDVIMAHLPATLVLMLASLVVAVLVGVSAGVVAAVNVNTWRDTLVSIAAVVCFAAPSFWLGIMLIILFSVKLGWFPVGGMTTIGLDYGTGLAGAWHAALDVLHHLALPALTLGLFYAATYARVMRASMLEVARQDHVRTARAKGLTRRAVIARHMVRNAMLPVVTLLGLQLGTVLGGSIVVEAVFSWPGIGGVLFDSVMSRNYPVVLGLLVLSSALVIVANIVVDLIYTRLDPRIRTQAS, encoded by the coding sequence ATGGTGACGCGTCTGTTGTTGCGCCGGGTGCTGCAAGCCGTGCCGCTGCTGCTCGGCGTGATCGTCATGAACTTCTGCCTGATCCAGTCGGTGCCGGGCACGCTGCTCGACGTGATGACCGCCGAGCAGCAGGTCACGGACCCCGCCCTGATCGAGCGCCTGCGCGTGACGTACGGCATGGACAAGCCGCTGTGGCAGCAACTGCTGCACTACATCAACGCGGTGGCCCACCTCGATCTCGGCTACTCGTACCGTCACAACCTGCCGGTCTTCGACGTGATCATGGCGCATCTGCCCGCCACGCTCGTGCTGATGCTCGCCAGCCTCGTCGTCGCCGTGCTCGTGGGGGTTAGCGCCGGCGTCGTCGCCGCCGTGAACGTGAATACATGGCGCGACACGCTCGTGTCCATCGCCGCCGTGGTGTGCTTCGCCGCGCCGAGCTTCTGGCTCGGCATCATGCTGATCATTCTGTTCTCGGTGAAACTCGGCTGGTTTCCCGTGGGGGGCATGACCACCATCGGCCTGGACTACGGCACCGGCCTCGCCGGCGCGTGGCACGCCGCGCTCGACGTGCTCCACCATCTCGCGCTGCCGGCCCTCACGCTCGGCCTCTTCTACGCGGCGACGTATGCGCGCGTGATGCGCGCGTCGATGCTCGAAGTCGCTCGGCAGGACCACGTCCGTACCGCGCGGGCGAAGGGCCTCACGCGCCGCGCCGTGATCGCGCGTCACATGGTGCGCAACGCCATGCTGCCCGTCGTCACCCTGCTCGGTCTGCAACTCGGCACGGTGCTGGGCGGCAGCATCGTCGTCGAAGCCGTCTTCAGTTGGCCCGGCATCGGCGGCGTGCTCTTCGACAGCGTCATGAGCCGCAACTACCCGGTCGTGCTGGGGCTGCTCGTGCTCAGCTCGGCGCTGGTCATCGTGGCGAACATCGTCGTGGATCTGATCTACACACGGCTCGATCCGCGCATCCGCACGCAAGCGTCGTGA
- a CDS encoding ABC transporter permease, with the protein MTSSAEPTLDALPSSHTTAMVANVPAPHPERRRAHAWRQFTRHGGAVAGAMLLALIAVVALCTGWWYPGDPLRIVAAPEIWPFEQWQYPLGTDALGRDIAAQLAHGARATLVIGIAASVAATAIGVSIGAIAAWWGGWIDEGLMRLTELFQIVPNVVFVLTVVAILGPRIENTVIAVALVSWPAIARLTRAECLSFKSREFVQACRTVGLSPWRIALREVLPNALPPVLVMGTLVVAGAILYESVVSFLGLGDPNVASWGRQIGEGRTLIRSSWYLCAEPGVAIMLAVLALNLVGDGLNDALNPSLRRR; encoded by the coding sequence ATGACGTCTTCCGCCGAACCCACGCTCGACGCGCTCCCTTCGAGCCATACGACTGCGATGGTTGCCAATGTTCCCGCGCCTCACCCCGAAAGGCGCCGCGCCCACGCATGGCGGCAATTCACCCGACACGGCGGCGCCGTGGCAGGCGCAATGCTGCTCGCGCTCATCGCGGTCGTCGCGCTGTGCACCGGCTGGTGGTATCCGGGCGACCCGCTGCGCATCGTGGCCGCGCCGGAAATCTGGCCGTTCGAACAATGGCAGTACCCGCTGGGCACCGACGCCCTCGGGCGCGACATCGCCGCCCAACTCGCGCATGGCGCCCGGGCGACGCTCGTCATCGGCATTGCCGCCAGTGTCGCGGCCACGGCCATCGGGGTGTCGATCGGTGCGATTGCCGCGTGGTGGGGCGGATGGATCGACGAGGGGCTCATGCGTCTGACCGAGTTGTTCCAGATCGTGCCCAATGTCGTCTTCGTGCTGACTGTCGTGGCGATTCTCGGTCCGCGCATCGAGAACACGGTGATTGCCGTGGCGCTCGTGTCGTGGCCCGCCATCGCACGCCTCACGCGTGCGGAGTGTCTGTCGTTCAAGTCGCGCGAGTTCGTGCAGGCGTGCCGCACCGTCGGCCTCTCGCCGTGGCGCATCGCGCTGCGCGAGGTGCTCCCCAATGCACTGCCGCCCGTGCTCGTGATGGGAACGCTCGTGGTGGCCGGCGCGATCCTGTACGAATCGGTCGTGTCGTTCCTCGGACTCGGCGATCCGAACGTGGCGAGCTGGGGCCGTCAGATCGGCGAAGGCCGCACGCTGATCCGTTCGTCCTGGTACCTGTGCGCGGAGCCCGGCGTGGCGATCATGCTCGCCGTGCTCGCCCTCAATCTCGTGGGCGACGGCCTGAACGATGCGCTGAACCCCTCGTTACGCAGGCGTTGA